A DNA window from Onthophagus taurus isolate NC chromosome 1, IU_Otau_3.0, whole genome shotgun sequence contains the following coding sequences:
- the LOC111421312 gene encoding F-box only protein 21-like, which produces MLDKLPTKILQVVIEQRFLNLEDLINLSSTCSGLRSFILQNNVLWKKLYLEKWSEIVENSFKIEDYFSEFRHGYKIHRNVDEILINLATECIDKKQLSDTDFEDLIQIIDLRFLNREYIEHYLRQILNDHSEINTSEIISLKTPGNLTLKYYSLLTLHYLRHVHLQNYWTQFCSCKEKDQLLEIGATLLNQWLNPQCVIKIENVRNQFDEITEQVKNHLKTTKPNHPLFQTSEDELKSWRNKNISENKFTSSDCCEILEAMKHVIFEINDFCTNESNVIENQFISDVFESKRGGEISLAIIYEGVARRMGVHLDIVYTKNHNILLKLTKHDMNEEVCFVNVFEDVYEVGRIYSDPIIRIHAILSPKLVIKKMIEDISFILTNRLQPLEQRVILIRSILELNHVLNPDDFRVIRSLARYYIKHDINTTPLQQLLRIKYYYNPKDSIDILCLLARGRGRSSEERNKRVAPRFQAKFAVGMVMKHKKENYTCLIYQWKNILIRYNTIYDVLLGDGTKRSVNEDDLMFSGVDTGLGNNPEIGRFFTHFFNHYYVPNSAQNNKFPRDSEIRISYPK; this is translated from the exons ATGTTAGATAAACTCCCTACGAAAATTCTTCAGGTGGTCATAgaacaaagatttttaaatcttgaGGATTTAATCAACTTATCTTCGACATGTTCGGGTTTACGAAGCTTTATCTTGCAAAACAATGTTTTATGGAAGAAACTGTATTTGGAAAAGTGGTCCGAAATAGTGGAAAATTCCTTCAAAATAGAAGATTATTTTTCGGAATTTCGTCACGGTTACAAAATACATCGAAATGTCGacgaaatattaataaaccTCGCAACGGAATGTATCGATAAAAAGCAACTATCCGACACAGATTTCGAAGacttaattcaaataattgatttaagatttttaaacaGAGAGTATATAGAACATTATTTAAGACAAATCTTAAATGATCACTCAGAAATTAATACCTcagaaattatttctttaaaaacacCTGGAAATTTAACACTTAAATATTACAGCTTACTAACGTTACATTATTTAAGACACGTTCACTTGCAAAATTATTGGACCCAATTTTGTTCCTGCAAAGAAAAAGATCAACTTTTAGAAATCGGCGCCACATTGTTAAATCAGTGGTTAAACCCCCAAtgtgttataaaaatcgaaaatgttCGAAATCAATTCGACGAAATAACGGAACaagttaaaaatcatttaaaaactaCTAAACCGAATCATCCGTTATTTCAAACGAGCGAGGACGAATTGAAGTCATGGCGGAATAAGAACATTTCTGAGAATAAGTTTACCTCGTCAGATTGTTGTGAGATTTTGGAAGCGATGAAACACgttattttcgaaattaatgatttttgtaCTAATGAATCTAACGTTATTGAAAATCAATTCATATCGGATGTTTTCGAATCGAAAAGAGGTGGAGAAATAAGTTTAGCAATCATTTATGAAGGAGTAGCGAGAAGAATGGGTGTTCATTTAGACATAGTGTACACCAAAAATCACAATATTTTACTAAAACTAACAAAGCACGATATGAACGAAGAGGTGTgctttgttaatgtttttgaaGATGTTTATGAAGTAGGACGAATTTATTCTGATCCGATCATAAGAATACATGCAATTCTTTCACCTAAATTG gttatcaaaaaaatgattgaaGATATTTCATTCATATTAACCAATCGGCTTCAACCTCTGGAGCAAAGGGTCATTTTAATCCGTTCAATTTTAGAACTAAATCACGTTCTCAACCCCGATGATTTTCGCGTTATCCGTTCGTTGGCACGTTATTACATAAAACATGATATAAATACGACGCCGTTACAACAACTCTTACGAATTAAATATTACTACAATCCAAAGGACTCGAtcgatattttatgtttacttGCGAGAGGAAGAGGAAGAAGTTCCGAAGAACGAAATAAGAGGGTCGCACCACGTTTTCAAGCAAAATTCGCCGTTGGAATGGTCATGAAACATAAAAAGGAAAACTATACGTGTCTTATTTACCAATGGAAAAATATTCTCATTCGTTATAATACAATTTACGACGTTTTGTTAGGAGATGGAACCAAGAGAAGCGTGAACGAAGATGATTTAATGTTTAGCGGGGTTGACACTGGTTTGGGAAATAATCCGGAAATTGGAAGATTCTTTACGCACTTCTTTAATCATTATTATGTCCCTAATTCCGcgcaaaataataaatttcccaGGGATTCTGAGATTAGAATTTCGTACCCTAAGTAA